One Desulforhopalus sp. DNA segment encodes these proteins:
- a CDS encoding amidohydrolase family protein: protein MDNTSFIVAGSLIDGSGAGVRKDVFLAVQEGIITAIDSVAHLPRVDGAAIADLSHCTILPPLVDCSVALSRSPSVARDVQIASSQAGLAEKAAMVGRHIRYCHAHGVLGVAENDEISDLIERCWQGVELGGMIDIRISGNGCLSEKGCAAGGATEGNFIRISYSASIDDGDDSSPRLDYNDLCGILQGRGGKKAIVVANGARQVAEALAAGCDAIEQGYGMGEDNLRKMAEKGVLWIPSVLRAKNALDGAGSGGDVCCRFSQRYVAPGQAVPGAEAFWQKVLAEQLRQLRFARNAGVAMALGTGAGSTGILHGESMLEEMKLFIKAGYSLPETIRCASENGARFFGMEGLGQLAVGRRTTFLITRGAVQQLPRKLSYLAGIYVDGAPSRAYSKIPL from the coding sequence ATGGACAATACCTCATTCATAGTGGCGGGAAGTCTGATCGACGGCAGCGGGGCTGGTGTGCGAAAGGATGTCTTTCTGGCGGTGCAGGAGGGAATCATAACCGCCATTGATTCCGTGGCACACCTTCCCCGCGTGGACGGAGCGGCCATAGCTGATCTCTCACACTGCACCATTCTGCCGCCCTTGGTTGACTGCAGTGTGGCCCTGTCGCGGTCGCCATCGGTGGCAAGAGATGTGCAGATCGCCTCTTCTCAGGCAGGCCTTGCCGAAAAGGCAGCCATGGTGGGGCGGCATATTCGCTACTGTCATGCCCACGGAGTGCTGGGAGTGGCTGAAAACGACGAGATATCCGATCTGATCGAACGCTGTTGGCAGGGGGTGGAGTTGGGCGGAATGATTGACATTCGGATCTCCGGCAATGGCTGCTTGAGCGAAAAGGGTTGTGCCGCAGGCGGAGCTACTGAAGGCAACTTTATTAGGATTAGCTATTCCGCAAGTATCGACGACGGCGATGATTCGTCTCCCCGACTTGATTATAATGACCTGTGCGGCATTCTTCAGGGCAGAGGCGGCAAGAAGGCAATCGTGGTGGCCAATGGTGCCCGGCAGGTAGCGGAGGCCCTTGCTGCTGGCTGCGATGCCATCGAACAGGGCTACGGCATGGGCGAGGACAACCTCCGCAAAATGGCGGAGAAGGGTGTTTTGTGGATTCCCAGCGTGCTGCGGGCCAAGAATGCCCTGGATGGTGCGGGGTCCGGCGGCGACGTATGCTGCCGTTTCTCCCAGCGCTATGTGGCCCCGGGCCAGGCGGTGCCGGGCGCCGAGGCATTTTGGCAGAAGGTGCTCGCCGAACAGCTCCGGCAATTGCGTTTTGCCAGAAATGCGGGAGTGGCTATGGCCCTTGGAACCGGAGCCGGCAGCACCGGCATACTCCATGGCGAGTCGATGCTTGAAGAGATGAAACTCTTTATTAAGGCCGGCTATTCCCTCCCCGAAACCATCCGCTGCGCCTCGGAAAACGGTGCGAGGTTCTTCGGTATGGAGGGCTTGGGGCAGCTTGCCGTCGGGCGGCGGACAACGTTTTTGATCACCAGGGGCGCAGTGCAACAACTACCGAGAAAGCTCTCCTACCTGGCAGGCATCTATGTTGATGGTGCGCCAAGTAGAGCATATAGCAAGATTCCTTTATAA